From Syngnathoides biaculeatus isolate LvHL_M chromosome 12, ASM1980259v1, whole genome shotgun sequence:
CATGAACCAAATTGGATTAATGATGACTCAACAGATTGGGGAACAGAGGTATTCTCCATCCACAACCTATTTGAgaaaattgtttgtttctaaGAATGACATGTAGCGACTGCATTGTCTTATGCCATCCTACAAACATATCAAATTATGAACATCTGATGTTAAAATGATTCCATCTGAtatttaaaaagggaaaaaaacgcatgcgGTTAGAGATGTATTTTTTCCTGTTATCACTAGCTAAGTCGgctcggtggagcagctgtaaagcgttggcctcacagttctgaggaggacccgggttcaatcctggccccgcctgtgtggagtattgCATGGTTTTCtcccggccactccggttttctcccacttccaagaaacatggattaattggacaattgaagttgtttgttttactCCATGTTAGTATGTACTCTACATACTCTGATCTCCACTCTAGATGGTAGCTATGCCTCTAAAACATTAAGATGCCACCTGCCATAAAACAAGACAACTATATAAAAAGAATGGAagtaacacaaaataaatacaatggaaaaaaatttcaattggGCATTATGCCCTACTGTGTAAACGGAGCCCAAGACCAATGTAAGTACTGACCCTAATGGAACGTTTTTGATACATTAGTTTAGAGTTTTATCAGTCTTACAAAATTTTAGTCTAATCCAACGACAACGAAAACTGTAATTCATGTATATTTGATAGATTTGAATTTGTACATCTTTTAAATAGGAAATATCTTAGGGAAGCTTGATGATTGGTTTTGGAAGTGCTTGAATTTGTTCTCAGAAATGCCAAATTGAAATTGTAGAGAGAGCATAAAATGGGAAGAGCGCTGATTTTAAAAGAGCACCTTTCGGTTGTCGTGTGTTGTCATCAGTTAGGCATGTTGTGATTCTGATGAATGACAACCCCAACTTTGGTGAAAAAGGACAGAAACCTTAAATGTGTTCTTGCTTCTTCCTCTTAGGTCTAATTCTCACATGATTGGCTGGTGTTTGCtactgttatttattttttgtgtacatCGACATACTAAATTTTATTAATGCATTGACTTTCTTTACAGATTTTCAACATGTTGCAGTGAGCGATGCATTTGCTGGTATTAGGAATGGCCATCTGGGGAGCGCAAGCTTGTTCTGACTCTCAGAGCTGCACGACAACACTGCCACCCAATGCCACCTCCAAAGACTACTGCTACTCGGCCAGAATTCGCAGCACAGTGCTGCAGGGCTTGCCCTTTGGTGGTGTACCGACTGTTCTCGCCCTTGactttatgtgctttttggtgAGTTGTTCTGATATTCAGTCCCCtccagaggtgggtagtaacGTGCAAAATTTACTCAATTATATTTCCCCAAATAAAATGTACGCATACAGTGGCGTTGCGCCAATCCAACATGGTCAGTagtgtcatttgactccaatttAGCAATCAGATGCGACAAGGATCTAGAGACCGCACACAAACCCTCTGTGGGCCTATCAAAGTGGCACATTTGGAGGAAAACAGCCACGCAAATGTTTGTTACCGACTCCTAAAAAACAACAGCTCTGTCATGTGGTGGAGTATATTAAATTGTGACTGCACCAAAGTGGGTATTTCACCTGACCTCTAACTCAAAAAACCTTGCGGTAAGTCTCTCTGCTCTCGCTCAAACACACGATCAATAAGTCTGGTCGGCAAACATCTTCTTCagtcatttaagtgaataaagcAAATATTTTCTCTGTACGGCCCAAACCATGTGCTGTTGGTTTTTGGACACTTAAAACTTGAAATTGTGGCGGttgtgtgtagactttttttttttttttccccctctcttttttgtttatttttctgatttgaaaaaaacaacaaaaacatcaggTACTAATGAGTTACTTGCAGTTTTCTCTTTCTTCGTCTTACGCCAGTATATAGACTAGTACTTTTGACTTTTACCTGAGTCAGGTTATCATAAAGTACGCTTACTTGAGTATAATATTTGGCAACTCCACCTACTTCTGGTCCACTTCAAAAGTATTGGACCgacaaggtcaattcctttgttgttgtatactgaaaacatttgggttttagatcaaaacatgaatatgCAACAAAACTTGggaattccatcttttatttgCAAGGTATTTACATATGGATGTGTTGAACGACTCACGGCACAGCATCTTGTATTTGAAGCCACCAATTTTCAAGTGAGCATTTATCATTAAATTAACTTTAagtgacaaacatttttttggtggcATGAATCTTATTGCAATCACTACTTCAAGCCTATGAACTGTTGGCTTCACTagacttttgcattttttcatttgcagCCTCTTTTAGTTCTTGTTTCTGAGGGTTTCATGCTTTAGTCCTTCCTCCTTTAGTCTTCAGGAGGTCAAATGAATGCTATATTGGGTTAAAGTCCGGTTATTGACTAGGCTAGTCTGAGACCTTCCACCTTTTCCCCAAtgaagtcctctcttgtgttgGCAGTATTTTGAGTCATTATCTTGTCAAGATGACGCTTCTCCCAATTAGTTTGGATGCGGTTTTCAGTAAATTGCCAGATAAAATGgttttgtgaatttttgaaTTCATTCTGCTGCTACCATCATGAGCAAGATCACCAATAAAGACGATTGAGCCTGTTCCAGAAGCAGCCATGCAAGTCCAAGCCATGACATGACCACCACGCTTCACAGATCAGCTGGTGTCTTTTGGACCAAAAGcagatcctttctttctccatacTTTGGGTTTTCCATTCCTTTGTTAGAGATTAGACTTCATACAGGTTTTAATCGATCTGATCGTAATCGTCTTTGTGGCCTTTTTATTGGTAATCGGGCAATTGGTTGTTTTTGATACCTTCGCCCCTGGCCTGTGGTGATGGGCAGTGATATCACTAACTGCTGTCTTAAGGTGTTTCTTCACAACGTTTCTGTCAACTGTTATTGATACCATTCACTGACCAGTTTGATGCTTGTTGCTCAGTACAccagtagtttttctttttcaagacattccaaattgttgtatttGCTATACCCAATGTTTATGCAATAGCTCTGGTCGATTTCCCCTCTCCTGTAAGCTTCAATTTTTGCTTTTCTCACATGGACAGGTGTCTGGTCGTCATGTTTGCTAAACTGGAAATGCACTTTTCACAGATGAAAGCAAAAACCaagcaaacaaaaggtgctATTCTGACTTAACATATGTggatgtaaatacgatgaaaTTAAAGGTGTCATTCTGAACTTTGGTCTCATATCAATCTTTTGATCCTAAAGCCAAATTttttcagtatacaacaaaaacaaaagaaattcacgATCCAATACATTTGAAGGAGACTGCAAATGCGATGATGACCtcctgtttattttcattttatattttgtaagaTTGCcgttattttgtatatttttcaaatatttcttgaaaatatttgtgcCCTTTTAGGGATTGCTGGTTGTGTTCTCCTTCCTGCGAAAAGTTGCATGGGATTACGGACGCCTCGCTCTGGTCACTGACGCTGACAGGTCGGTATGGTTTATAAGGAGTTTAAATAACTTACCCAGTCATAGCCGCTACTTTAGAAATTCACAAAGTATGTAACTAATTTTCCTTGACATTACCAtttatgtttatgtatttaaattttCCATTTGCTGGGTATCTTGAAATGACGTCCTGTCCTACAAAACCATGCTGTAGAAAttgcatttgaacattttctggAAAGGTTTGAAGGGTGGGAGGCAGCCACTCGAGATCTGTTTTTACATTAAGTCCTTGCCATGATTAGGCTACAGACAGGATGTGTTATCAATGGTGATCGTAAGTTCATTACACCAAACGTAGGTCTTGACAGTTTTGTCTCAGACTAGAAATCCATAGAATACACATTTGACGGCAAAAATTAAGCAATCGTGCTTAACACTCTGCTCAAGGATTTGGCTCAGACAGGAAGTtggtgtcagtttttttttttttaaatgaccatcACTTATCACATGGTTTGTCTGGTTTAGTCGAACCCAAAAGCTATTATTAGATGTTAATTTTATGAGAAAATTGGGATTAAGAACagtatattaaattaaatttaatatGAACCCCTAAAGCACTTTAAGGCATTCAAGCATACATTAAATGTAGAACTCTTAACATTTCATGAACTatcatatttgttaaaaaaaacattctaattGAAATTCCTGTCAAGCCTGTACTTTCACATTATATTGTCATGTAATTACAATGACTTATTCTTAtaattaaatgactttttttttttttttttttaaagagtagTCCTGATACTGTCAAATTTATACTCCCAAAATTGAAATTGCACCCCCATTGATATCAAATGCAtatggatgaaaagagaaaaatgcaaGGAGAGAACACTTCAAACCTTCTCTGCCAAAAAGATAATTCCTCATTACACGCTGCTTTAAACCCCTGCATCTCCCAGCTGTGGACATTTTGATTTTACTCCACTATTTTTGCAGCTGCGTGTAAACTGGTAATTGGGTTGTCGCGTAGCGGGATGATGGGAGGGGGTGGCAGCTGCCCAAGTCAAATGTTATTTATCGAAGCAGACAATATTTCAATGGTGAAACTCTCATCAAAAACAGATACACTTAGATATTTGTTCATTGAGAGAGTGGTTATGTTGTGTGTTGAGAAGCTACTTAGTATGCCTATCACATAAAATGTTTTCCAGTGTTGCTTTGAGCCTGTATTAGAAAGCAGAATTGCTTCACAGCAACACAACTAAATGTTTTGCCTGTCTTTTCACCAGGAGAATGGATCAGCGTTACAGTCGTCTGGATGATCGGGAATAGTATGTTTGTATATTGTGGCCCTGTATTGTTCTTCTTGCTCCCCTTTTCTGTTGTTAACCTACCTACCATTTATAGGGTTCCCCATTCTTGGTGGTTTAGTGTTTCTCCAGGTGTTTCCCAGTCCCAGCGTCTTAAATGATTCTCCCTCATCTCCTTGCCAATGTCATTCTTATGTTGCTGGGTGTCCTTGTCTTTAATTAGATCTATGTGTACTAATCTCTGTATTAACCTCTTTCTGAAGCATGGCCTCCTCTTGTGTGGCCGCACAGCATGATGCACACAGACAACATCTTTAAGTACTAATGTTTCTTCATCTACACGCCACATTGATTTCTACACTTTTTGATTTTCTACACTTGACCCAACCctaatttcccatttttaatgaGGGGGGTCTGGTGACAACTTTCTTGTAATAAACCTGCTTTCAGTCCCAGCAGAGCCCATTTCCTGTTCTTATAATAAAAATTTGGCTCTCACTCAGAGCTTCttgaaaatgtgtaaatatgaagtGCTACCGACGAATGTGATacttttaaataatattaaattcCCCCAAATTACCTTTACTTGAACAGTATATTCATGATCTTCAGCTATGTGAACCAACAAACAACAATGATTGAACCTAGAAAATGAATATCCATATGCAGATTTTTATAAGTACCTGAAAGTAGTGAAGTTATCTGATGTTTACTTCTTGCAATATTCcaatgaaatcacaatgtcccatcacTGATGAGCTATTTTGAAAACAGGCCCATGGGCTACTCATGTGGTCCTTGGTGTCAGTAACTCCTGAAAAAAGTAAGGGACAGCATATTGGCTCTGCAGGACAAGCTCAAAAGAATCTGGTTCTTGTTTACCACTGGGTTTGTTCTAGGGTTGGGTAAGTTCTCTTCGATGTGAAAAGAGGTTTTGAATTTGAGACTTTCAACGGTccattgttttgaaatttttggtcTTAGTCTGACTGCATCAATTATCTAAAAGCTGGATTCCATCTCTGTCTGTGCAAGTGCACACATTCCCTGCAATAAACCACTTGGGGAGATACTGTCTGGAAGGGGCAGGTGAACCAGCCTATGCGCCAATTTACTGGAAATGCAGTGTGGAATAAAAGCTTCTTTGTATGTGTATGAGCTTTCTTATACTACCAATGGCAACCCTAGTGTGTTTGGACACAAGTGTTACACCAAGAAAAGTCTCtgcattgtgtttttgtcacaCAGTGCGGCTGCTGATTTGACAACAGACACATCTGAACGCTATGAGCGCCTCACCTCAGTTTCCAGCTCGGTAGACATAGATCAGAGAGACACGGTAAGAATATCATTGCAGTTAGAGTATGAATGATTACCGGTATGTTTGGTGATGTTTCATTCACATGACTACTCTTCTCTTACAGGGATTCTGCTCTTGGCTCACTGCTATATTCCGCATCAAGTGAGTCAACCTGCTtgtttaacaacaacaacaacaaaaaaagtagaaaaattgaatttcaagtgctttttttttttcaagtaaaattAAACGAGTTAGCTCACTTCAATAATGTAATTTTCCTGTAGGGACGATGAGATTAGGGAGAAGTGTGGCGAGGACGCAGTACATTATTTGTCCTTCCAGCGTCACATTATCGGCCTGCTGGTAGTGGTGGGTGTGCTTTCTGTGGGCATCATCTTGCCTGTAAACTTTTCAGGAAACCTACTTGGTAAGTTGACTGTTTTTAAAACTAAAGAATAAGACCACTTTCAGTGTCACAAAATTGTCATGTTATACTGATAAACTAGTGTGGCTTGACATGTCGTCTTGAAATAGCATCTAGTAATGATTCATTGAGGAATGTACATGGCCTGCAGACAATAAATCATTATCATAAATGGTCAATTTGTGTCATGGGATATCTCCCTACTCCATATTTTTCCGTTGCTGTTCTTAATATTTTATCTGCTGTATTCTAAACACCACATTTCAGCAAGTCTTCCAAAATaatgattgtatttttccaaCAGAAAACAATGCTTATAATTTTGGAAGAACTACGATAGCAAATCTAGATGCAGAGTGAGTTTGTTTGCAACAATTTTAACACAAATTTGTTTCACAGGCTTTTGCGTAACATTATCAACTTTTTATATTCTATCCAGTAATGCACTTTTGTGGCTGCACACCATCTTTGCATTCCTTTACCTGTTACTGACAGTGTGCAGcatgagaagacacacgtcCAAGATGCACTACGCAGAGGATGACCTGGTTAGTTTCGCATTAAGTCACTCCACAGACATACATAAATTTTCTTTTAACTCCTTTTCGCAATTCACTCCAGGTCAAACGAACGTTATTTGTCAATGGCCTCTCCAAATATGCAGAAgaaactgaaataaaacaacactTTGAGTAAGtccctttgaattttttttttttccatgtgattTCATAGTATCTCATAACAGCTCTTCTGTAGCTTATCATTTCCTGCCATCTTATGTCCTCTATTTCTGCATTAGAGTATATGAGAGCCATGCCTTTCCTCTTATTAAAGCTGGTACCCAGGATGACAATGGCAGGCCTTTAAGTATAAATGTTCATAATATAAACCAGATGAGTAGAATTATGCAAGTCATGTGTCCTTTGAGGAGGGGTGTTTGGCTCTGATGCCAATTTTATTAGCCAGCCAACTACTCTTACTCTCTTACTAATCTCTCTGTCATTTTGTTTAATAGGGAGGCATATGAAAACTGTGCTGTGCTGGAAGCCCGCATCTGTTACAATGTAGCCAGGCTGATGTATCTTAACTCTGAAAGGTACCAGTTTTCCACAGAGGTTACAATTATTTGGATAGTGTCCTGATTATATATCAGTGATGCCGCAAGTGTATTGCATATTTGTATGCAGGAAGAAGGCAGAGCGCAGCAAGAAATTCTTCCTTGATTTACAGGCCAAAGAGCACATAACCACAATGATAAATCCAAAACCTTGTGGACACCTTTGCTGTTGTATCATCAAAGGCTGTGAGCAGGTCAGTAGAACAATTCCTTACTTTTAATCTCAAATACACTGCTTAAAGTTTCTGGAAATCAAATGTTTTATAGATGCTgatggacatttttatttttatttttttttgccatcttgaTCATTTTCCTAAACGTGGGGGGGATTTGTTGGGAATATTTATTAAAGATTCCTTAACTATCATTATGGTTCAGATCATAAAAAACATGgcatggcatttgaacagggctATGTGGACTTCAGTATGTactgaaatattttagaaattaaatgttaaatttgCTTCAAATTTGTTATATATTTGGATGTTTATGTCCCTCACAGGAAGAGGCTGTGAGTTATTATACCAAACTAGAGGCTCAATTAAAAGATGGCTacaggagggagagagagaaggtCAACAGAAAACCTTTGGGAATGGCATTCGTCACCTTTCAAAATGAATCCATAACTGCTACGTAAGAACTCTACGAATAATTTCTATATTAATAAGTATGTAaatgcaatttgtttttttttctgtgtgtatgtggttcATCTCAGAATCTTGAAGGACTTCAATGCTTGCAAATGTCAGGGATGCCACTGTCGCCGAGAGCCACAGAGCTCTGCATTCAGCGAAAAACTCCAGACGCACAACTGGACTGTCAGTTATGCCCCTGATCCGCACAACGTCTATTGGTGAGTGTACATTAACATCTCTGTATTACCAATATAAGATAATTGGTTGGTTGCGTTGGCCactcttgactttttttaatctaaCTGGGAGATGACCTTTTTTCCTCCAGGGAGCATCTCTCACTGGGAGGATTCTCATGGTGGATCCGCTGCTTGATCATAAACTgcgtcctcttcctcctcctcttcttccttacCACTCCTGCCATCATTATCTCCACCATGGACAAGTTTAATGTTACCAAACCGGTGGAATACCTAAATGTAAAGGGATTTATTTGGAATATTAAAGATTCCTTAACTATCATTATTGTTCATCTTCAGCCATCCTCAGACTGTGACACATGTGACTGTTTTTTGTCTAAATTTAAATCTACAAAAGTGTCTGAATCATGATTACATGAATTACAACTGGCACAGATGCGTCTGTAAGCAATCACTACTTGTCTAATTATAAGTCATTAAGTAATGGCCCAAGCTATCTTCAGCATTTGCAGAAAATAGCCATTAAAATCTTGAATCTTCTTATGGAAAAAATAATCACTGAGGATTGACACGAGACTTGTGaatgaaaatttgatttttgacTTCAGATATCAGTAGTCATAGAGCGTAGTCTatcaatgatttgaaaaatgagCTGATAATGCTGAAATGAATGTACCTACAGAATGAATCTTTGACATCAGTTCAGACCCTCAATTTAGCCGTCCCGTTCATTTTTCAACATATCAATATCTCTGTTTTGTCCACAGAATCCAATTATCACTCAGTTCTTCCCCACTCTCCTCCTGTGGTCCTTCTCTGCCTTACTTCCTACCATTGTTTACTACTCTGCCTTCTTTGAAGCCCATTGGACGCGGTAAGGTTTTCACTTTCAGTGGTCATTCCAGGAAGTATTAATCTTGTGTGAGTGtgccatttattttgtttttcacagattGATAATGCGGCCTTTTGTTCTTACAGGTCAGGAGAAAACAGAACTACTATGCATAAATGCTACACTTTCCTCATCTTCATGGTACTTCTACTACCCTCCCTTGGTCTAAGCAGGTACTGTATATTTCTTTTTATCCCAGAGAACAACGTACTCcagaaaaatacttttgtttcttttaacgCTGTACTTTTACTATTAATaccaattttaacatttgtgtttttgtctttagTTTAGATGTTTTCTTCCGGTGGCTTTTTGACAAAAGATTCTTGGCAGATGCTAAAGTGAGATTTGAGTAAGTTGCATCTGTACGTATAATCCAGAGCTGTGCTCCACGTATTCagtgaattaaaatttgttaccaattcatcacatttttaaCAGTCCTCTTTGCATCAGAGCATATAGGATCTGttccaaatattttataaatggatgaatgaatgaaagaatattGTCGGTTAAATGATAAGTCACCTCACTCCTGTTTTTTCAGCTCAAACAATCCAGTGTACAAATTTTTTGAATGTGTTACGCACCATGACAGTCTTGTAGTTAAAAGAGGAAGTCTCTGAGGCCTACGCGCGCATACAccagtgcataaacaaaggtcCCCCAGAGCTCCAGGCCGGCAgttgcggatggttcttcggacgggaatgacgcaagTCTGACAAGCCACCGGAGCTCGGCTtcagcggaggcctttagccgagcttcggggtCCGGGGCTAACAGCCTCCATCGCCTGcaagctcggcttgcggcccgccaccagagctcactcgtcagactccgcgtcattcccttCCTTCccaagaaccatccgcggctgtcggcccggagctcccgggggcctttgtttacgcacttatgtcgcgcgtaggcctccgagtagtcagactccgcgtcattccgcccgaagaaccatccgaatagtcaacattaattacagccacaggttcaaattcgtatggaagtattcccccttcttcccgatcaacagatactgctatttcttcatcagatgaggataaaaacgagaaatcagcgctgggcataaatgctttcccatgtaatcgagcctttgttgcggcactgtacacgtcacatccgcgcacgtaggtcatgtgacttgcggaaatggcagcgcccctgaaaatttttaattgtcgatataaaaaaaatcttctcaaaacactttaaaatgagAGTTAAGATCGCATTATGAAATTAGGGTACATATTGgtacctattggatacactgttcaaagcactggatttcccctttaaggaccAGAAACTAGAGTGCCAGGATTAAACctacgtaggcatggggagaacatgcaaacgccacaattctgcgcgcgcgcgcacacacacacacacacacacacacacacacacacacacacacacacacacacacacacacacacacacacacacacacacacacgcgcgcacgcacgcaaaactccacacaagaaaaaaaaaaaactccacaaaagtcgaacccgggtcctcaggactgtaaggcagtcaacgctttaccagctgagtttACCTTGCTGCTGTTTGGGAGGCAGTATGAACTTCCACCAAGGtcatttcattatcacttggaccCCGGCCACCCTCTTGAATAAAACAACCTTTCCTACAACataaggcctacctttcactgataggttctaccatccttcattgccacgagtgctgtcctcagtgcagtcctccgctggctggcctaaacgcactccaaaatcgataggatggatgaatggtgtgtcctGCGTGTCGTCCTCCGCGTAGTCAGACTCacgtcattcccatccaaagaaccatccgaatatccAACATTATTTGCACCCACGGGTatgtattcctctgtcttcccgatctatttcttcatcagagaggataaatccgagaaatcagtgctggccaTAATTATGTCCCAAAATAAGCAAGCCTTTGTTGgggcacgtaatacgtcacatctgtttttttttttttttttggtttttttagcatgaccaataatgaaatagaatgaccaagtctcaaaaatctacccactacaaaaatgcaaaacatacctattttaaagtatattgaggattctttgtataaatgtatgtttgtgtgccttgcataagtgcatgagccaatattgcacaacacaacatagtgaaccataaacattttttgtaactatctgagttcacgttggtGATCACTCAACaccatatgaatgaaaatgtacaactgggctgtgtcactcacgtcagtggattcgtccaactgcagtgagaaacactgacaatctccgatgtccttccacacatcagccatgggtTCACAACGCTGTGTAACTTTACTCCTTTACAGATGTAGAGATTTtgttgaagataatatttccaccttatttttaaaagatcggaacgagtcagctatgcctctttatgtgtgatgtgacaaacccggaaatgatgcttcatggcggctttcgctgttgaactacagcatattgtgtgaaaagtgactgctgtacggccagttgggattttagttcacttttctcatACTCAACTTGGTTTTCggtggaatgtcggtgtcgtattttccataaacagtttgatgataccgttccacatttcactacaatGGCAGATGAaacaaacgcacttcgaaaatgacattgtggggggaaaaaaagtccgcctcacattctgtatgaaagtgatacgtttttgtcttctgtaCTACAGCATCTAtactcatgtttaagatttcttaacCAAGAGCTGAAAATAggggggggaactcactgacagcctCACGATCGaccaacgcattgagcacccctttTCTAAATGTTCTGTGACTGTCTAGCAAGCAGTCAATTGTGTGTGCGTCCTGCCGCTTACCTATAATGACATGGCCTCCAGTTATCTCCGACCCCAATGAGGGCTAGCATTATAGATATTGGGTCAATATTAGTTCAAAATACAGCAGACAATGTAAAACAACTGTCATGTCTGTGGCGTCCCTTTTTAAGGTGCGTCTTCCTTCCTGACAATGGAGCCTTTTTTGTGAACTATGTCATTGCATCTGCATTCATTGGAAATGCAATGGACCTGCTCAGGATCCCTGGTCTACTTATGTACATGATCCGCCTTTGCCTCGCTCGATCAGCAGCCGAGCGGAGGAACGTCAAGAGGGTTAGTATGTGACTGCCTtaccaacaatttttttgtgatttaattAAAGTTTGGTCATAATATACAGTCAAACTctaatacagtattattataAGTCTTACAATGTATAGCACAGGTATATGTAGTATtccttatttttaatattttatgttgAACAGAAAATGGACTCCACTTACATAGCGCTTTATCCACACCATTACAGTTCCCAAAGCGCTTTACACAATCTCACATTCATATACTAATGGGCAACTGCTGCCATGCTACGTGCTGCCAGGCCCACTGGGTGCCAATTAAGGATTAAGTTTAACTATCTGGTGCAaataaagataataataataatgttatttatTCTGTCATTCTGTAGCATCAAGCTTACGAGTTTCAGTTTGGAGCAGCTTATGCTTGGATGATGTGTGTCTTCACGGTGGTTATGACCTACAGCATCACCTGCCCAATCATTGTCCCCTTTGGTTAGTGttgccttttttgtttgtgctgTTGTGCTGCTGCTTGTGCTGCCTGATGCAATTATGTTGTCCTGTTCTTCATATCCTTGTGCATCAGCTATCTTAATAGGATTTACTATGACTTCATGCCCACTTCTCTGTGCAGGGCTGATGTACATGCTTCTCAAGCACTTAGCAGACAGATACAACATGTACTATGCTTACCTGCCTTCCAAACTGGACAAGAAGATCCATTCCGGAGCTGTCAACCAAGTGGTGGCTGCTCCAATTCTTTGTCTATTTTGGCTTCTTTTCTTCTCCACGATGCGCTCTGGTAGGAAAGCACTCCATCTAGAGGCCAAACATTACGATtacaaattccccccccccccccacacacacacgttttttGGGAAGCAATGGCAATTTAAAGCACCTGATTAACAAACGTCCACCAAATTTCCTTTTCCAGGGT
This genomic window contains:
- the LOC133509564 gene encoding CSC1-like protein 2 isoform X2 translates to MQCGIKASFLCIVFLSHSAAADLTTDTSERYERLTSVSSSVDIDQRDTGFCSWLTAIFRIKDDEIREKCGEDAVHYLSFQRHIIGLLVVVGVLSVGIILPVNFSGNLLENNAYNFGRTTIANLDADNALLWLHTIFAFLYLLLTVCSMRRHTSKMHYAEDDLVKRTLFVNGLSKYAEETEIKQHFEEAYENCAVLEARICYNVARLMYLNSERKKAERSKKFFLDLQAKEHITTMINPKPCGHLCCCIIKGCEQEEAVSYYTKLEAQLKDGYRREREKVNRKPLGMAFVTFQNESITATILKDFNACKCQGCHCRREPQSSAFSEKLQTHNWTVSYAPDPHNVYWEHLSLGGFSWWIRCLIINCVLFLLLFFLTTPAIIISTMDKFNVTKPVEYLNNPIITQFFPTLLLWSFSALLPTIVYYSAFFEAHWTRSGENRTTMHKCYTFLIFMVLLLPSLGLSSLDVFFRWLFDKRFLADAKVRFECVFLPDNGAFFVNYVIASAFIGNAMDLLRIPGLLMYMIRLCLARSAAERRNVKRHQAYEFQFGAAYAWMMCVFTVVMTYSITCPIIVPFGLMYMLLKHLADRYNMYYAYLPSKLDKKIHSGAVNQVVAAPILCLFWLLFFSTMRSGFSAAISMFTFVVLIITITVCLLHVCFGHFKYLSAHNYKIDTQVLDVTENGPTECTTNSNKAARSVHFVSILGAGLLCGTALAITIPEGVELLQGSWTHQNASLLAVNATSTQRAPTPQLWIGVALTLGFTFMFVVDQLGSYLSLCGQATPNRDAFTATLGLVIHAAADGFALGAVVAAGQVTVQIIVFLAVILHKVPAAFGLVAFLMHAGLDNRSIQGHLLAFSAAAPIVAISTYFILHASSTSPQNQLTATGVGMLFSAGSFLFVATVHVLPDIISGNSHGRGGQQADQLHQKRHLGLQESFTLALGVGLPVLLALELHE
- the LOC133509564 gene encoding CSC1-like protein 2 isoform X4, translated to MHLLVLGMAIWGAQACSDSQSCTTTLPPNATSKDYCYSARIRSTVLQGLPFGGVPTVLALDFMCFLGLLVVFSFLRKVAWDYGRLALVTDADRRMDQRYSRLDDREYAAADLTTDTSERYERLTSVSSSVDIDQRDTGFCSWLTAIFRIKDDEIREKCGEDAVHYLSFQRHIIGLLVVVGVLSVGIILPVNFSGNLLENNAYNFGRTTIANLDADNALLWLHTIFAFLYLLLTVCSMRRHTSKMHYAEDDLVKRTLFVNGLSKYAEETEIKQHFEEAYENCAVLEARICYNVARLMYLNSERKKAERSKKFFLDLQAKEHITTMINPKPCGHLCCCIIKGCEQEEAVSYYTKLEAQLKDGYRREREKVNRKPLGMAFVTFQNESITATILKDFNACKCQGCHCRREPQSSAFSEKLQTHNWTVSYAPDPHNVYWEHLSLGGFSWWIRCLIINCVLFLLLFFLTTPAIIISTMDKFNVTKPVEYLNNPIITQFFPTLLLWSFSALLPTIVYYSAFFEAHWTRSGENRTTMHKCYTFLIFMVLLLPSLGLSSLDVFFRWLFDKRFLADAKVRFECVFLPDNGAFFVNYVIASAFIGNAMDLLRIPGLLMYMIRLCLARSAAERRNVKRHQAYEFQFGAAYAWMMCVFTVVMTYSITCPIIVPFGLMYMLLKHLADRYNMYYAYLPSKLDKKIHSGAVNQVVAAPILCLFWLLFFSTMRSGFSAAISMFTFVVLIITITVCLLHVCFGHFKYLSAHNYKIDTQVLDVTENGPTECTTNSNKAAMYIAEVLQDPNSEEAGSGSGEDDGQGSLQDEEIINVENGLNEDFQSGEDSLIENEVRH